The following are encoded together in the Methanosarcina flavescens genome:
- a CDS encoding TIGR04279 domain-containing protein produces MKKKTERYSESYSRKWKSAWVILVLIFSIISIPAAGEEDNTGNGTSIGQSPEQVIIENDSSDSSENAGMSPENETEEIGDTDSKKSAGPGQESTVESGNGSEGEENEIEAFEPGTKANSDIQNNNAIIPESPENEPEPQEEASGSAGDQEGVDKGQDPDKGLNNGADNGENEAGNPESRTGADNGTQYGQSRDDDQEPEIVEENNTDNQKTRKKNSGPQTGKNNSTEIQEIGKKDPGPQTGKNNSEETQETRKRGPDLQTGQYNNTENRKNTGHKPVPGTEVEKGIEDPLGEGANPEQKTGEENTSESVEEEIEYETGINSDIDKQEGTEESQDTGRHSGAKRQENIVKVPEQKQEAGNNITSSEDGGANLKLKEKVENRTDNKNSAPRRTDPDVRVCNRAESPKAAGVEKRPETRVCNCTKIPESKKLIPEVKTIQCNWTGNLGNKEVKPEIKICYLANNTGNGTGNETVIPEIEQKRSSWNKLKFILSYHCPLRSFYTVNESVKISYQGSETLRHENVNIYLVKAYDPGFPGKTILNGTDGNEDSLEEILSNNTEFYVQIPAVLNGDGDLPPLTLGPLSAGNYRVLITLAGNETNKPDQEKEILLANYFDVLEYRMEAKVPYTIEEGENLEVNLNLRNAPARTGYTYWAVLLRADTCENENTPSRAAVLARPVVNGVDIIRNLEAGLTGNESGAGKDGLKNEIQNFIGKENGTISIGEEDQSTLSLTGMDLPPGDYILFAGAHEKGRGLAGLAQKELRISSKDSPGASLSSLSETYLGNISSMKSQYSPFMGLSSVFGIPDTFISEEIKPHIQTKAIAHVIRNPPKIPSFLLGFTGTLLIGLAVLRKRK; encoded by the coding sequence TTGAAGAAAAAAACAGAGAGATATAGCGAATCATACAGCAGAAAATGGAAATCTGCATGGGTTATTTTAGTTCTTATTTTTTCAATAATCTCAATACCAGCCGCAGGAGAAGAAGATAACACAGGAAATGGGACAAGTATCGGACAGAGTCCAGAGCAGGTAATTATTGAGAATGACAGCTCAGACAGTTCAGAAAATGCTGGAATGAGTCCGGAAAATGAAACAGAGGAAATCGGCGATACGGACAGCAAGAAAAGTGCGGGACCGGGCCAGGAATCAACCGTAGAATCGGGTAATGGGTCAGAAGGGGAAGAGAATGAAATAGAAGCGTTTGAGCCGGGAACCAAGGCTAATAGTGACATACAAAATAATAATGCAATAATTCCAGAGAGCCCGGAAAATGAACCGGAGCCACAAGAAGAAGCAAGTGGCAGCGCAGGTGATCAGGAAGGTGTGGACAAGGGGCAGGATCCAGATAAAGGATTAAATAACGGGGCAGATAACGGAGAAAACGAAGCTGGAAACCCTGAATCAAGAACCGGAGCAGATAACGGGACTCAATATGGACAAAGTAGGGATGATGACCAGGAACCGGAAATTGTAGAAGAGAATAACACGGATAACCAGAAAACCAGGAAAAAAAATTCAGGTCCGCAAACAGGAAAGAATAACAGTACAGAAATTCAGGAAATCGGGAAAAAAGATCCAGGTCCACAAACAGGAAAGAATAACAGTGAGGAAACTCAGGAAACCAGGAAAAGAGGTCCAGATCTACAAACAGGACAGTATAACAACACGGAAAACCGGAAAAATACCGGGCACAAGCCTGTACCAGGCACAGAAGTTGAAAAAGGGATAGAAGATCCGCTAGGAGAAGGAGCGAATCCTGAGCAGAAGACAGGAGAAGAAAATACCTCAGAAAGTGTGGAAGAGGAAATAGAATATGAGACAGGAATAAATAGCGATATAGACAAGCAGGAAGGCACAGAAGAGAGTCAGGATACTGGAAGGCACAGTGGGGCCAAACGACAGGAAAATATAGTAAAGGTTCCTGAGCAGAAACAGGAGGCAGGAAATAACATAACCAGCTCGGAAGACGGCGGAGCAAACCTGAAATTAAAAGAGAAAGTAGAGAATAGAACGGATAATAAAAATAGTGCCCCAAGAAGAACCGACCCAGATGTAAGAGTATGCAACAGAGCAGAAAGCCCAAAAGCTGCCGGAGTAGAGAAGAGACCGGAAACAAGGGTATGCAATTGCACAAAGATCCCTGAAAGTAAGAAATTGATACCTGAGGTAAAAACAATACAATGTAACTGGACAGGAAATCTGGGAAATAAGGAAGTGAAACCTGAAATAAAAATATGTTATCTGGCAAACAATACGGGGAATGGCACAGGAAATGAAACTGTAATACCTGAGATAGAACAGAAGAGAAGTAGCTGGAATAAACTGAAATTCATACTGTCATACCACTGTCCTCTTCGTTCGTTTTATACCGTAAATGAGAGCGTGAAGATAAGCTATCAAGGGTCTGAGACCCTCAGACATGAGAATGTGAATATATATCTTGTTAAGGCATACGATCCTGGTTTTCCTGGAAAAACCATTTTAAATGGCACGGATGGTAACGAAGATAGCCTAGAGGAAATTCTCAGTAACAATACTGAATTTTATGTGCAAATCCCTGCAGTTCTGAACGGTGACGGGGATCTGCCTCCCCTGACCCTTGGTCCTCTTTCTGCCGGGAACTACCGGGTTCTTATAACTCTTGCAGGAAACGAGACTAATAAACCTGACCAGGAAAAAGAGATTCTTTTAGCAAATTACTTTGATGTTCTGGAGTACAGAATGGAAGCTAAAGTTCCGTATACCATCGAGGAAGGCGAAAATCTTGAGGTCAACCTGAACCTGAGGAATGCACCTGCCAGGACAGGTTACACATATTGGGCTGTACTTTTAAGAGCAGATACATGCGAAAATGAGAATACCCCATCACGGGCAGCAGTATTGGCAAGACCTGTGGTAAACGGAGTTGATATTATAAGGAACCTGGAAGCCGGCCTGACAGGAAACGAGTCAGGAGCCGGAAAAGACGGGCTTAAGAACGAGATCCAGAATTTTATAGGAAAAGAAAACGGCACAATAAGCATAGGCGAGGAAGACCAGAGCACACTTTCCCTGACAGGCATGGATCTCCCTCCAGGAGACTATATCCTCTTTGCAGGAGCCCACGAGAAAGGCAGGGGACTCGCAGGCCTGGCACAGAAAGAACTGAGAATCTCATCCAAAGACTCACCCGGCGCGAGCCTGAGTTCCCTTTCGGAAACCTATCTTGGCAATATTTCTTCAATGAAAAGTCAATACTCTCCTTTTATGGGACTCAGTTCCGTTTTCGGAATTCCAGATACGTTCATATCTGAAGAAATCAAGCCTCACATTCAGACAAAAGCAATTGCTCATGTCATAAGAAATCCACCAAAGATCCCATCCTTCCTACTAGGCTTTACAGGAACACTCCTTATAGGGCTTGCTGTATTGAGGAAAAGGAAGTAA
- a CDS encoding TIGR04279 domain-containing protein — protein sequence MNKKTGMSEINCRKWILSLVVLICIFSLISVSTAFSEKESGIVSIEKKGESVVLADHSESPTEGGWITLSGGKEIQLPQPLNFTYYGVKKLDGEGAKIKIKQSNPKLKKGNNTELTFTYPYSTHPFYTEDQSVIMSFNGSSDFKKQDVEIYLIKGFNVRSTGEILIDLADNKTMSLEEAFNKGTNFSTPISATLDKNGDLAEPLTFDSLEPGCYGILITLADDKNKKDKFEKGEKYKKGEKTEKEKKSKMKKVILSATCFEVLDYELEMDAADTLEKGEDLEVNLSLKGAPVDGNFTYGAALIKKEAYRADINLSTNGTRAGTDVFINEIGIARDLGINSTNYESKLNRDELSNNIQTLIGEGNGTISIGEENQSTLSLMTYDLLPGDYLLFTGAYEPGKGIVSIDQKELTIFAAGTSQTEPDQDSEKELNSKPDSSSGLWKNLQDRF from the coding sequence TTGAATAAGAAAACAGGAATGAGTGAAATAAATTGTAGAAAATGGATATTGAGCCTGGTGGTTTTGATCTGCATTTTCTCACTTATTTCCGTGTCAACAGCATTTTCGGAAAAAGAATCCGGAATTGTAAGTATTGAGAAGAAAGGAGAAAGCGTCGTTTTAGCAGACCACAGTGAGAGCCCTACTGAAGGCGGCTGGATTACGCTTAGCGGAGGAAAAGAAATCCAGCTCCCACAGCCTCTTAATTTTACTTATTATGGAGTAAAGAAGCTGGATGGAGAGGGAGCAAAAATTAAAATAAAACAGTCAAATCCAAAATTAAAGAAAGGAAACAATACTGAACTGACATTTACGTATCCATATTCCACACATCCTTTTTACACTGAAGACCAGAGCGTAATAATGAGCTTTAACGGCTCTTCAGATTTCAAGAAGCAGGATGTGGAGATTTACCTTATTAAGGGATTTAATGTACGTTCCACTGGAGAGATCCTTATTGATCTTGCGGATAATAAAACAATGAGCCTGGAAGAAGCTTTTAACAAAGGCACGAATTTCTCTACCCCAATAAGTGCAACCCTAGATAAAAACGGAGACCTAGCTGAGCCCCTTACTTTTGATTCCCTTGAGCCAGGGTGCTACGGCATCCTCATAACGCTTGCTGATGATAAGAACAAAAAGGACAAATTTGAGAAAGGAGAGAAATACAAGAAAGGAGAAAAAACTGAGAAGGAAAAAAAATCCAAGATGAAAAAAGTGATCCTCTCCGCAACCTGCTTTGAAGTTCTTGACTACGAACTAGAAATGGATGCAGCAGACACACTTGAAAAAGGTGAAGATCTTGAGGTTAACCTGAGCCTCAAAGGTGCGCCTGTCGATGGGAACTTCACATACGGTGCTGCACTTATAAAGAAAGAAGCTTATAGAGCTGATATAAACCTCAGCACCAATGGAACAAGAGCCGGGACCGATGTTTTCATTAACGAAATCGGCATTGCCAGGGATCTGGGTATCAACTCCACAAACTATGAGTCCAAACTCAATAGAGATGAGCTCTCAAATAATATCCAGACCCTGATTGGGGAAGGCAACGGCACAATAAGCATAGGCGAGGAAAACCAGAGTACCCTTTCCCTGATGACCTACGATCTCCTGCCTGGAGACTACCTGCTATTTACAGGCGCTTATGAACCGGGCAAAGGCATTGTTAGCATTGATCAAAAAGAACTGACCATATTTGCAGCAGGAACTTCCCAGACAGAGCCTGACCAGGATTCTGAAAAAGAGCTGAACTCAAAACCTGACAGTAGTTCAGGTCTCTGGAAAAATTTACAAGACCGATTTTGA
- a CDS encoding glucose-6-phosphate isomerase family protein gives MKPLIFGETTRVPDVRTLYDMREVIADKQWLKTAENFELYYMYRELARSKEELELMQEFGLRYDITVIPPAKLGKEYIKTAGHYHPKIPKADISYSEIYQVLEGSAVYILQKAGGGLKIADVIAVEAQKGDIVFIPPDYGHITINRSEKVLKMANWVSRDFSSLYEPVRQFGGGAYFLLEEGFVRNPNYCFVPEIRRLEPKGAELLGLSKGEDMYELVENLQALRFLKEPESLTCMFETAYC, from the coding sequence GTGAAACCATTAATTTTTGGGGAAACCACCCGTGTTCCAGATGTAAGAACTCTTTATGACATGAGAGAAGTCATTGCAGACAAGCAATGGCTTAAGACGGCTGAGAATTTCGAGCTATATTATATGTACAGGGAGCTTGCCCGAAGTAAAGAGGAGCTTGAACTTATGCAGGAGTTCGGACTGCGCTATGATATTACTGTCATTCCGCCAGCAAAGCTTGGGAAGGAGTACATCAAGACTGCAGGACACTATCATCCAAAGATCCCGAAGGCGGACATCTCTTATTCAGAGATTTATCAGGTGCTGGAAGGGTCTGCAGTATATATTCTCCAGAAGGCAGGAGGGGGCTTAAAAATTGCAGATGTAATCGCTGTTGAAGCTCAAAAAGGAGATATTGTTTTTATCCCTCCTGATTACGGACATATCACGATTAACAGGTCGGAAAAAGTTTTAAAAATGGCAAACTGGGTCAGTAGGGATTTTTCCTCGCTCTACGAGCCTGTCCGGCAGTTTGGAGGAGGGGCTTATTTTCTGCTTGAGGAAGGGTTTGTCAGGAATCCAAATTATTGTTTTGTGCCGGAAATCAGGAGGCTTGAACCAAAAGGAGCTGAACTGCTCGGGCTTTCGAAAGGAGAAGACATGTATGAGCTGGTAGAAAATTTGCAGGCTCTCAGGTTCCTCAAAGAGCCAGAATCTTTGACCTGTATGTTTGAAACCGCCTACTGCTGA
- the rfbB gene encoding dTDP-glucose 4,6-dehydratase: MKLLVTGGCGFIGSNFIHYMLEKYPDYQIVNLDKLTYAGNLTNLKDVENNPNYSFVKGDICDPLIVNEVMKEADQVVHFAAESHVDRSIEDGSVFVRTNVLGTNTLLQSALANNIKKFIHVSTDEVYGSTVEGSFTETDNLNPSSPYSSSKAGSDLLAMSYYTTYGLPVCITRCTNNFGPYQYPEKLIPFFISRLMEGKKVPVYGTGLNVRDWIYVEDHCSAVDFVLHNGNSGEIYNIDGGNELTNLEITYRLLKMLGKDESSIEYVEDRKGHDFRYSLDGSKLEKMGWKPKYNFDAALEQTVRWYVENRWWWEPLKR, from the coding sequence TTGAAACTGTTGGTTACTGGCGGCTGCGGATTTATAGGCAGCAATTTCATACATTATATGCTGGAAAAATATCCAGATTATCAAATTGTAAATCTTGATAAACTGACATATGCAGGAAACCTAACCAACCTAAAAGATGTTGAAAATAATCCGAATTATTCTTTTGTCAAAGGCGATATCTGCGACCCTCTTATCGTCAATGAAGTAATGAAGGAAGCAGATCAGGTTGTCCATTTCGCAGCCGAAAGCCATGTTGACCGGTCAATAGAGGATGGTTCGGTTTTCGTCAGAACAAATGTGCTTGGGACAAATACCCTTCTCCAGAGCGCACTTGCAAATAATATAAAAAAGTTCATTCATGTTTCAACTGATGAGGTGTATGGAAGCACAGTGGAGGGTTCCTTTACCGAGACCGATAACCTGAATCCTTCAAGCCCCTATTCTTCAAGCAAAGCAGGCTCAGATCTCCTTGCAATGTCCTACTATACAACCTATGGTCTGCCCGTTTGCATAACCCGATGTACGAACAACTTCGGGCCATATCAGTACCCTGAGAAACTAATTCCTTTTTTCATCAGCAGGTTGATGGAAGGGAAAAAGGTACCTGTCTATGGGACCGGTCTTAATGTTCGGGACTGGATTTATGTCGAAGATCATTGTTCTGCAGTAGATTTTGTCCTTCACAACGGCAATAGCGGAGAAATCTACAACATAGACGGCGGAAACGAACTTACAAACCTCGAAATTACTTACCGCCTTCTTAAAATGCTCGGCAAAGACGAATCTTCAATCGAATATGTTGAAGACCGGAAGGGCCACGATTTCAGATATTCGCTCGACGGCAGCAAGCTGGAGAAAATGGGCTGGAAACCCAAATATAATTTTGATGCAGCTCTGGAACAGACAGTCAGGTGGTATGTAGAAAATCGATGGTGGTGGGAGCCATTAAAACGCTGA
- the rfbC gene encoding dTDP-4-dehydrorhamnose 3,5-epimerase translates to MNLIKTKIEDLVIIEPKIFTDDRGYFFESYNKKKLEVLTGKQYNFVQDNESKSSYGVIRGLHYQLAPYSQAKLVRVLKGKVYDVAVDLRKNSPTFGEWVGVELSAENKRQFLIPKGFAHGFSVLSETAVFTYKCDEYYHPEAEAGIIYNDSSLRIDWKVPEKDIKLSEKDKLLPEFGNAKMNF, encoded by the coding sequence ATGAATCTGATAAAAACCAAAATAGAAGATCTCGTGATAATAGAACCAAAGATATTCACAGACGACCGCGGCTATTTTTTTGAGAGTTACAATAAGAAAAAGCTGGAGGTGTTAACGGGAAAACAGTATAACTTCGTTCAGGACAATGAATCCAAATCTTCGTATGGAGTTATCCGGGGACTTCACTACCAGTTAGCCCCTTACAGCCAGGCAAAACTTGTGAGAGTTCTCAAAGGAAAAGTTTATGACGTTGCCGTAGACCTGAGAAAAAATTCACCTACTTTTGGAGAATGGGTAGGGGTAGAACTTTCCGCAGAGAACAAAAGACAATTTTTAATCCCAAAAGGCTTTGCTCACGGTTTTTCCGTCCTAAGCGAAACTGCAGTTTTTACGTACAAATGTGATGAATACTATCACCCTGAAGCTGAAGCTGGCATAATTTACAATGATTCTTCCTTAAGAATTGACTGGAAAGTCCCTGAGAAAGACATAAAACTTTCAGAGAAAGACAAACTCCTGCCAGAATTTGGAAATGCTAAAATGAATTTTTAA
- the rfbD gene encoding dTDP-4-dehydrorhamnose reductase, giving the protein MVVGAIKTLIIGSSGMLGSDLCKVFPDAVKFTHKDLDITSREHVLKAIREISPDVVINAAAYTDVDGCEDNQELAYEVNGNGPGNIAEACSIAGAKLVHFSTDYIFDGSKKEYAESDTPNPINVYGRSKLLGERRIIECMGDYRIIRISWLFGTHGKNFVETMLRLSREMDTVKVVNDQFGKPTYTIDLAARVKEIIELEPGIYHITNDGVCSWYEFASSIIDNVLPCTSEEFSRKAKRPKYSVLANTKTEPMRHWKEALEAYLKERNI; this is encoded by the coding sequence ATGGTGGTGGGAGCCATTAAAACGCTGATCATCGGTTCCAGCGGGATGCTTGGATCAGACCTTTGCAAAGTTTTTCCTGATGCAGTTAAGTTTACTCACAAAGACCTCGATATCACAAGCCGGGAGCATGTTCTGAAAGCTATCAGGGAAATCAGTCCAGATGTAGTGATCAATGCTGCTGCCTATACTGATGTAGATGGCTGCGAGGATAACCAGGAACTGGCGTATGAAGTAAACGGAAATGGGCCTGGAAATATTGCAGAAGCCTGCTCTATTGCTGGAGCTAAACTGGTTCATTTCAGTACTGACTATATTTTTGATGGTTCTAAGAAAGAATATGCAGAATCCGACACTCCAAACCCGATTAATGTCTATGGACGTTCAAAGCTTCTTGGTGAGAGGAGAATCATTGAATGTATGGGCGATTACAGGATCATTAGAATTTCCTGGCTTTTTGGTACTCACGGGAAAAATTTCGTTGAGACCATGCTGAGATTATCCAGAGAAATGGATACTGTAAAGGTAGTCAACGACCAGTTCGGCAAACCTACCTACACAATAGACCTGGCTGCCAGAGTAAAGGAGATAATTGAACTTGAACCCGGAATTTATCACATTACAAATGACGGGGTCTGTTCCTGGTACGAATTTGCCTCTTCTATTATTGATAACGTACTTCCCTGTACAAGTGAAGAATTCTCAAGAAAAGCAAAAAGACCGAAGTATTCAGTTCTTGCAAACACCAAAACTGAACCTATGAGGCACTGGAAAGAAGCACTTGAAGCCTATTTGAAGGAGAGAAATATATGA